From Haloglomus litoreum, the proteins below share one genomic window:
- a CDS encoding 3-hydroxyacyl-CoA dehydrogenase/enoyl-CoA hydratase family protein → MEFDEIETIAVLGAGSMGHGIAEVAALAGYEVNLRDIKEEFVQNGYEQIEWSLEKLAEKDQISEDEANSALGRVEPYVDVEAAVGEADFVIEAVPEKMEIKKDVYSDVEEYLPEEAIIATNTSSLSITNLAEETERPGQFCGMHFFNPPVRMQLVEVISGAETADATLDATEELAEAFGKTPVRVRKDSPGFIVNRILVPLMNEACWMVSEDEATIEEIDSTTKFDVGLPMGAFELGDQVGNDVTYHVLEYMHDVLGDAYEPAPFLEETVEAEKFGKKTGEGFYDYEDGEGVDVPVDAGNEEIENRLLAVMANEVGNLVGQDVSNPRDIDQAVMLGAGYPEGPAKMADEAGLETLVEALDEKYEETEHPRYEVSDGLREAAKAGGFHDADDEEDESEEFETIELEYPGDMVGHIRLAREARMNTVNPQMLEDLSDAVDILEEDDEVRAILITGKGDRAFSAGADVTGMASNADPISAIGLSQKGQSTFGKLEECSMPVVAGIDGFALGGGFEMAMCADIRVASERSEMGTPEHNLGLLPGWGGTQRLVDIVGLGRAKEIVFSAERFDAETMYDYGYVNEVVENEAFEEKAHEWAADLAGGPPIAQQLTKRAMLKGLHDREAGLELEAQAFGHLINTDDLMTGITAFMGDEEPEFEGK, encoded by the coding sequence ATGGAGTTCGACGAGATCGAGACTATCGCCGTGCTCGGCGCGGGGAGCATGGGTCACGGTATCGCGGAGGTCGCTGCGCTCGCAGGTTACGAGGTGAACCTGCGGGACATCAAGGAGGAGTTCGTCCAGAACGGCTACGAGCAGATCGAGTGGTCGCTCGAGAAGCTCGCCGAGAAGGACCAGATCTCCGAGGACGAGGCCAACAGCGCGCTCGGCCGCGTCGAGCCGTACGTCGACGTGGAGGCGGCCGTCGGCGAGGCCGACTTCGTCATCGAGGCCGTCCCGGAGAAGATGGAGATCAAGAAGGACGTCTACAGCGACGTCGAGGAGTACCTCCCCGAGGAGGCCATCATCGCGACCAACACCTCCTCGCTCTCCATCACGAACCTGGCCGAGGAGACCGAGCGACCCGGGCAGTTCTGCGGGATGCACTTCTTCAACCCGCCGGTGCGGATGCAGCTGGTCGAGGTCATCTCCGGCGCGGAGACGGCCGACGCGACCCTCGACGCGACCGAGGAGCTGGCAGAGGCGTTCGGCAAGACCCCCGTGCGCGTCCGCAAGGACTCGCCGGGCTTCATCGTCAACCGCATCCTCGTCCCGCTGATGAACGAGGCCTGCTGGATGGTCTCCGAGGACGAGGCGACCATCGAGGAGATCGACTCCACGACGAAGTTCGACGTCGGCCTCCCGATGGGCGCGTTCGAGCTGGGCGACCAGGTCGGCAACGACGTCACCTACCACGTCCTCGAGTACATGCACGACGTGCTGGGTGACGCCTACGAGCCCGCACCCTTCCTCGAGGAGACCGTCGAGGCCGAGAAGTTCGGCAAGAAGACCGGCGAGGGCTTCTACGACTACGAGGACGGCGAGGGCGTCGACGTCCCCGTCGACGCGGGCAACGAGGAGATCGAGAACCGCCTGCTCGCCGTGATGGCCAACGAGGTCGGCAACCTCGTCGGGCAGGACGTCTCGAACCCGCGCGACATCGACCAGGCCGTCATGCTGGGCGCCGGCTACCCCGAGGGCCCCGCGAAGATGGCCGACGAGGCCGGGCTCGAGACGCTCGTCGAGGCGCTCGACGAGAAGTACGAGGAGACCGAACACCCGCGCTACGAGGTCAGTGACGGCCTCCGCGAGGCGGCCAAGGCCGGTGGCTTCCACGACGCCGACGACGAGGAGGACGAGTCCGAGGAGTTCGAGACCATCGAGCTGGAGTACCCCGGCGACATGGTCGGTCACATCCGCCTGGCCCGCGAGGCCCGCATGAACACGGTCAACCCGCAGATGCTGGAGGACCTCTCGGATGCCGTCGACATCCTCGAGGAGGACGACGAGGTCCGCGCCATCCTCATCACGGGCAAGGGCGACCGCGCGTTCTCCGCGGGCGCCGACGTGACCGGGATGGCGTCGAACGCCGACCCCATCTCCGCCATCGGCCTCTCCCAGAAGGGCCAGTCGACGTTCGGCAAGCTGGAGGAGTGCTCGATGCCGGTTGTCGCCGGCATCGACGGGTTCGCCCTCGGCGGTGGCTTCGAGATGGCGATGTGCGCAGACATCCGCGTCGCCTCCGAGCGCTCCGAGATGGGCACCCCCGAGCACAACCTCGGGCTGCTGCCGGGCTGGGGCGGCACCCAGCGCCTGGTCGACATCGTCGGCCTCGGCCGCGCGAAGGAGATCGTCTTCTCCGCCGAGCGCTTCGACGCCGAGACGATGTACGACTACGGCTACGTCAACGAGGTCGTCGAGAACGAGGCGTTCGAGGAGAAGGCCCACGAGTGGGCCGCGGACCTCGCCGGCGGGCCGCCGATCGCCCAGCAGCTCACGAAGCGCGCGATGCTGAAGGGCCTCCACGACCGCGAGGCCGGCCTGGAGCTCGAGGCACAGGCGTTCGGCCACCTCATCAACACGGACGACCTCATGACGGGCATCACCGCCTTCATGGGTGACGAGGAGCCCGAGTTCGAGGGCAAATAA
- a CDS encoding acyl-CoA dehydrogenase family protein: MDFGLTDEQEQLQKEVKRFADNEIRPNAVEYDVEEKFPHDIVDEAAEMGLIGMSIPMDYGGAGYDPIDNILVGEELFAADPGIGLSIMACSFGTENIIEFGTEDQKERFLPDIVTGDAISGAAISEPDTGSDVSSISTRAEKDGDEYVINGNKMWITNGTVGDFFTVLCKTDPDAEGRYNGFSQIVVESDRDGFESEKITGKMGIRASDTAELIFDDVRVPEENLIGTEGMGFLQQMQFFDATRTGVAAQGVGIAKGACERALEYSQQREQFGQPIGEFQAIQHKLADMHTKLEAARQLTYKSAWTVENSDQPVTKLASMAKEYASRVAVDVANEAVQIHGGAGYVNDFDVERFYRDAKITQIYEGTTEIQKNIIARELQGKGF; the protein is encoded by the coding sequence ATGGACTTCGGTCTGACAGACGAGCAGGAGCAACTCCAGAAGGAGGTCAAGCGGTTCGCGGACAACGAGATCCGACCCAACGCCGTCGAGTACGACGTGGAGGAGAAGTTCCCCCACGACATCGTCGACGAGGCCGCCGAGATGGGCCTCATCGGGATGTCCATCCCGATGGACTACGGCGGTGCGGGCTACGACCCCATCGACAACATCCTCGTCGGCGAGGAGCTGTTCGCCGCGGACCCGGGCATCGGCCTCTCCATCATGGCCTGCTCGTTCGGGACCGAGAACATCATCGAGTTCGGGACGGAGGACCAGAAGGAGCGCTTCCTCCCCGACATCGTGACCGGCGACGCCATCTCCGGCGCGGCCATCTCCGAGCCGGACACGGGCTCGGACGTCTCGTCCATCTCCACGCGCGCGGAGAAGGACGGCGACGAGTACGTCATCAACGGCAACAAGATGTGGATCACGAACGGCACCGTGGGCGACTTCTTCACGGTGCTGTGCAAGACGGACCCGGATGCGGAGGGTCGCTACAACGGCTTCAGCCAGATCGTCGTCGAGAGCGACCGTGACGGCTTCGAGAGCGAGAAGATCACTGGCAAGATGGGCATTCGCGCGAGCGACACGGCGGAGCTCATCTTCGACGACGTGCGCGTCCCCGAGGAGAACCTCATCGGGACGGAGGGGATGGGCTTCCTGCAGCAGATGCAGTTCTTCGACGCCACCCGAACCGGCGTCGCCGCGCAGGGCGTCGGTATCGCGAAGGGTGCCTGCGAGCGTGCGCTGGAGTACAGCCAGCAGCGCGAGCAGTTCGGCCAGCCCATCGGCGAGTTCCAGGCCATCCAGCACAAGCTCGCCGACATGCACACGAAGCTCGAGGCGGCCCGCCAGCTGACCTACAAGTCCGCGTGGACCGTCGAGAACTCCGACCAGCCCGTCACGAAGCTCGCGTCGATGGCGAAGGAGTACGCCTCGCGCGTGGCCGTCGACGTGGCCAACGAGGCCGTCCAGATCCACGGCGGCGCCGGCTACGTCAACGACTTCGACGTCGAGCGGTTCTACCGCGACGCGAAGATCACCCAGATCTACGAGGGCACCACCGAGATCCAGAAGAACATCATCGCCCGCGAACTCCAGGGCAAGGGCTTCTAA